Genomic DNA from Paenibacillus sp. KS-LC4:
GACGACGAGCCCTGTGAACATGCTCAGCAAAGAGGAAATCCATGCATCGGAGTCCAGAATGGAAGCGAGCACGGTTGGAATAAACCAGAACATGTCGCCCACGATGAAAAATAGCACGAGTACCGCCATTTGTCTGGTGCTTATGATCTCACGCTTCAGCATACCCTCGCCTCCTCTCTTATAATGCATCGAACCAATCTGCCATTGGCTTATAAATGAACAAAATTATATTTAATGGACTGGGCAGTCTGATTTGGTTGATCGCGCATATGCTCAGAAAAGCCCCGCCCAGCAGCATAATCAAATAAACAACGATTTCTTTCTTCCAGCCTTTTTTCGCCAGCTTCGGCAGTTCAAGACATGCAAGCGTTATGGCCAGAGCCGATATGAATAAAATTCCAGCCACTAGGCCTCACTCATTTCTTCAAATAGTTTTGAAACGCATCATTTGTCGTGCCAATCTTTGGTATCTGAACCTCAATGTCATATTCCAGCTTGACCTGCGGAAATAGCTCATCCCAATCACCCTTCCACTTCTCCCACTGCTGAGGCTTATATTGATGGAACGTATTGCCGAAGCCAAATATGTCGGTATTATAGGTTTTCTGCACATGCTCAACCACTCCCTGAATGATCTCTTGCAGCCTTTTCTCCCCGTTTTTTTCCAGCATTTCAATCGTTTCTGGTTTCGTTAAATCAATTTTGCACTCCACATCGGCCACCGAAGCGACCTGCTTCATCTTCACCTTAATGACCGGCTTCCCGTCAACAACCTTTGGGATAAGCTTCGTTTTACTGCGTATGACCTCCATAACAATGTAGCCGCCATCTGGACAAATCTGATGGCCTACTGTGCTTGTCACATTATTCATAATATAATTGTAGCCTTTGCTGTAAATTTCATTGAGCCAACCAATAAGCTTGTCAGCACGAAAAATAGCAAGCCCCGTAATTCGGGTACGCGTTCGCGACTCTGCCTGCTGAACATTCGAAATATTTTCCCCTTCACGGGCATTACCCTCCAGCTGTACACCCGTTAGCACCGGGCTCATACCATCTGTTACTAGCTGTTCAATCAAGCGTTCTATCGTAACTGTTGTCGTAGGCGCCCACGTCTTGGCAGACGTATCCAGCGCGTAAAATAAATTTTCCGCCGGGATTTTCTCCAGCGACGTCAAAATTTTCAAAATTTGATTCGCCGGCGCCTTGTGCGCAATCATTAAGTAAAAATCCGTCCGGGCTTCCGGATTTCGTGACAGCAGATCAAGTACGTTGGCAATCCCCTCCCTCGCCAGCGATTCCCCAATAATCAGCACACGGATATGCGCGGAATATATTTTTCGCGAGCTCGTTTCCGTCAGTTTGCGGAACGCTTCAAACACGGTTGGCGCGGTCGCCTCATACATCGCTACCGGAGAGCGCCCTCCCCCGCCTGCCTTGGCCGACAGCTCGCTAGGAATAACAACCTGCACCGATACGCGGTATTGATTGCCAACCTTGTCAATGGCCGTTCCCAGCTGTATGCCCAGCGTATCCAGCTCCCGCCTGTTCCAGCAGCCGCTGACTACAGAAGCGGCAAGCGACCCTATCAGCAATAGCAAGAGCAGCTTGCCTGCTCGCCTGGTAAATCTGCTCATGCTTTATCCTCCTAAATTTTCGTTTTGTTACGCGGTCCTTGCCGAACTATATTTTTCTCTGCCGTTGCCACCGCGCGAGTGCGCATTTTCGGCCAAGGCAGCCGGAACAGCGTATCCTTCTGATTGCTCCATACGAATGGGGAGAACGACTGCATATAGGGAATGCCGAACGATTGCAGGCCATTCAAATGCAGGACGAGCAAAATATAGCCGAGCAAAATGCCAAACAATCCAAAGGATGCAGCAAGCCCCATTAAGAGGAATCGAATCATCCGTACCGATATGGACATGCTCGTAGCTGGAATGACAAAGCTTGATATCGCCGTAATGGACACGATAATAACCATCGCTGCCGAGACGATGCCCGCATCCACAGCAGCCTGCCCAATCACGAGTGTTCCGACGATTGAAACGGCTTGTCCAACGGTTTTTGGCATTCGCACGCCAGCTTCCCGTAATATTTCGAAGGTGAGCTCCATCGCAAGCGCTTCAATAAAGGCCGGAAACGGCACGCCCTCACGTTGAGCCGCCAAATTAATAAGCAGGCTTGTTGGAAGCATCTCTTGATGAAAGGTCGTTATCGCAATATAAAGCGAGGGAGCAAGCAGCGTGATCATAAAAGCAACAAACCGTAGCATTCTCAGCAAGGTGCTGATGTCCGCCCGCTGATAATAATCTTCCGCCGATTGGAAAAATTGAATAAACAGCGCTGGCACCAGCAGCACAAAGGGCGTACCATCTACCAAAATCGCAACTCGACCTTCAAGCAGACCAGCAGCAATTGTATCTGGCCGCTCCGTATTGTAGATCGTAGCAAAGGGAGTCCACGCCGTATCCTGAATGAGCTCCTCAATATAGCCGCTCTCCAAAATACCGTCAATATTTATTTCACCAAGCCGCTTTCTCACTTCCTGCACGATATTCTCATCCGCTACATTGCGCAGATACATTATTGATATAGACGTTTTCGTAATCTTGCCAATGTCCATGCCTTCTGTCCACAGCTGCGGGTCCTTGATCTTGCGCCGGATGAGCGCTCTATTGGTACCAATATTTTCAGTAAAGGCTTCCATTGGGCCCCGAACGACAACCTGAGAGGTAGGCTCGCTGACATTGCGATCCTTCCACCCCTCGGCTGCTATACAGATTGCTTCAGAGCTATCAGCCAATAACAGAATGGCCCAACCAGACAGCAGTTGATAAAACAGCGGCTCCCATTCATTGATCGTAACGGTTTCACCGACTGCCAGCACCGCATTTTTCAAATATAACAGCCTATTTCCGCTCTTGTGGCTCGCTGTTTGCTCCTCAGCCATAAAATAATCCAGTATCAAATGATTAATAATTGTAGAATCCGTTAAGCCATCCATATAAACAAGCGCCGCCTGCAGACCATTGTCATTGTTCATTTCTTTAATCACGAGGTCCTGGCTGTTGCCAAGGCTGGCCCTAATAAACGAGAGATTGCTCATTAATTTAAGGCCCAGTCGCTTATCTACAGAAGCGTTCATCAACAAACCACCTCTCTAAGGTGCACATAATTGTATATATTGTCCAATTGGACTTCCCGGTATGTAATATTTTTTCAATTGATCTGCTTCCACTCCATCATGCTAGCCCTCTCCTTTCTTCCAGCCCGCTTTCAACCGGGCAGCTATATAACTAAGCAGCAGTAAACCCGGTGAGTAACTAAAAACCCAAAACAGCCATACCACATCAAAATGAACAAAAGAAACGATGCCTGGCGCCAAAAAATAAGCATAACCCACGATTAGAAATCCAAAGGGTCGCATCAAAAACCGATGATCTTGCAGCTTAAAAAGCTGCTGCAGACCTCGAATAAAAGCGTAGCCGTAAATAATACATCGAAAATATGTGGAAATGATATAGTCAACCGCCAGCACCGCTTCCAGACGCTGCACAAAGTCGCCGATATTGATTTTTTTCGCCAT
This window encodes:
- a CDS encoding Ger(x)C family spore germination protein, coding for MSRFTRRAGKLLLLLLIGSLAASVVSGCWNRRELDTLGIQLGTAIDKVGNQYRVSVQVVIPSELSAKAGGGGRSPVAMYEATAPTVFEAFRKLTETSSRKIYSAHIRVLIIGESLAREGIANVLDLLSRNPEARTDFYLMIAHKAPANQILKILTSLEKIPAENLFYALDTSAKTWAPTTTVTIERLIEQLVTDGMSPVLTGVQLEGNAREGENISNVQQAESRTRTRITGLAIFRADKLIGWLNEIYSKGYNYIMNNVTSTVGHQICPDGGYIVMEVIRSKTKLIPKVVDGKPVIKVKMKQVASVADVECKIDLTKPETIEMLEKNGEKRLQEIIQGVVEHVQKTYNTDIFGFGNTFHQYKPQQWEKWKGDWDELFPQVKLEYDIEVQIPKIGTTNDAFQNYLKK
- a CDS encoding spore germination protein; its protein translation is MNASVDKRLGLKLMSNLSFIRASLGNSQDLVIKEMNNDNGLQAALVYMDGLTDSTIINHLILDYFMAEEQTASHKSGNRLLYLKNAVLAVGETVTINEWEPLFYQLLSGWAILLLADSSEAICIAAEGWKDRNVSEPTSQVVVRGPMEAFTENIGTNRALIRRKIKDPQLWTEGMDIGKITKTSISIMYLRNVADENIVQEVRKRLGEINIDGILESGYIEELIQDTAWTPFATIYNTERPDTIAAGLLEGRVAILVDGTPFVLLVPALFIQFFQSAEDYYQRADISTLLRMLRFVAFMITLLAPSLYIAITTFHQEMLPTSLLINLAAQREGVPFPAFIEALAMELTFEILREAGVRMPKTVGQAVSIVGTLVIGQAAVDAGIVSAAMVIIVSITAISSFVIPATSMSISVRMIRFLLMGLAASFGLFGILLGYILLVLHLNGLQSFGIPYMQSFSPFVWSNQKDTLFRLPWPKMRTRAVATAEKNIVRQGPRNKTKI